In a genomic window of Quercus lobata isolate SW786 chromosome 4, ValleyOak3.0 Primary Assembly, whole genome shotgun sequence:
- the LOC115987168 gene encoding organic cation/carnitine transporter 3-like has translation MADSTPLLSQPNSVKSESSPPPLEKHHLSLDSTIERCIGDFGWAQFLQALLVSIAWIFDAQQTFISVFTDAHPAWHCTSNQLDCNSVSNICNLPKNSWAWDFPAYTSIISEWNLECAASIITGLPASSFFLGCLVGGLVLATLADSSLGRKNMLFLSCLTMSLSSLLTVFSTNIWVYSALRLVCGFCRATIGTSALVLTIELVGKRWRGQVGVIGFFCFTIGFLSLPAIAYLNRISSWRSLYLWTSIPGILYSLLVHFFVRESPRWLLVRGRKEEAVATLKSIAPPSHSWSFSEVSFEQEMSNNGNVYSTIKMLVQKRWAFRRLLLVMVIGFGVGMVYYGMPLGLGNLSFNLYLSVTLNALSEIPSSMFIILFIGKLNRKISVLAFTTLSGIFSIMCALKGEVWTRLQIGLELISFFSACTAFGILLIFTIELFPTCVRNSATSLVRQAIVFGGVFSPMLVAAERRDGISSYVVFGLVIGCCGLFAACLPETRGRALFDTMDEEEHKEKSACNGVGDVLA, from the coding sequence ATGGCAGATTCAACACCACTTCTCTCCCAACCCAACTCTGTCAAGTCAGAAAGCAGCCCTCCACCTTTAGAGAAACACCATCTATCTCTTGATTCCACCATTGAAAGGTGTATAGGAGATTTTGGATGGGCACAATTCCTCCAAGCACTACTTGTATCTATTGCATGGATATTTGATGCACAACAAACATTCATTAGTGTCTTCACTGATGCACACCCGGCATGGCACTGTACTTCTAATCAACTTGATTGTAACTCAGTCTCCAATATTTGCAATCTTCCGAAGAATTCATGGGCATGGGATTTTCCTGCCTATACTTCAATCATATCAGAATGGAACTTAGAGTGTGCTGCTTCCATTATCACTGGCTTGCCTgcatcttctttcttcttgggTTGCCTAGTGGGTGGACTTGTTCTTGCTACACTTGCTGATTCCTCACTTGGTCGCAAAAACATGCTCTTTCTCTCATGCCTAACTATGTCTCTATCTTCTTTGCTTACTGTCTTCTCCACCAACATTTGGGTTTACTCGGCTTTAAGattggtttgtgggttttgccGTGCAACAATTGGAACATCTGCACTTGTGTTAACAATTGAGCTTGTGGGAAAAAGGTGGCGAGGCCAAGTGGGTGTGATAGGATTCTTTTGTTTCACAATTGGGTTCTTATCACTACCAGCTATAGCTTATTTGAATAGAATTTCATCTTGGAGATCTCTTTATTTGTGGACTTCTATCCCAGGAATCTTGTATTCTTTGTTGGTTCACTTCTTTGTTCGTGAGTCACCCAGATGGCTACTTGTGCGTGGACGTAAAGAAGAAGCGGTGGCCACGTTGAAAAGCATTGCACCACCTAGCCATAGTTGGAGCTTTTCTGAGGTTTCGTTTGAGCAAGAAATGTCGAATAATGGGAATGTTTACTCAACTATAAAGATGTTGGTGCAGAAAAGATGGGCTTTCCGaaggttgttactggttatgGTGATAGGTTTTGGGGTTGGAATGGTGTACTATGGCATGCCATTAGGCCTAGGAAACTTGTCATTCAATCTCTACTTGAGTGTCACATTAAATGCCTTATCTGAGATACCATCTTCAATGTTCATTATCTTGTTTATAGGTAAGTTGAACAGAAAAATTTCTGTGCTTGCTTTCACTACCCTTAGTGGGATTTTCAGTATTATGTGTGCTTTAAAAGGTGAGGTATGGACAAGATTGCAGATTGGACTTGAGTTAATATCCTTCTTCAGTGCTTGTACTGCTTTCGGTATATTACTCATATTCACAATAGAATTGTTCCCTACTTGTGTGAGGAACTCAGCTACTTCGTTGGTGAGACAAGCAATTGTGTTTGGTGGTGTGTTTAGTCCGATGCTAGTTGCTGCAGAGAGAAGAGATGGAATTTCATCCTATGTGGTATTTGGGTTGGTGATAGGGTGTTGTGGGCTATTTGCAGCATGTTTGCCAGAGACAAGAGGCAGAGCACTTTTTGATACAATGGATGaggaagaacacaaagaaaaatcagCTTGCAATGGTGTAGGTGATGTCTTGGCTTAA